The following proteins come from a genomic window of Miscanthus floridulus cultivar M001 chromosome 2, ASM1932011v1, whole genome shotgun sequence:
- the LOC136521985 gene encoding ras-related protein Rab5A-like, with translation MATNAGSKIRNAKLVLLGDVGAGKSSLVLRFVKGQFVEFQESTIGAAFFSQTLAVNDETVKFEIWDTAGQERYHSLAPMYYRGAATAIVVYDITNPASFTRAKKWVQELQAQGNPNTIVALAGNKADMLDARQVPAEEAKTYAQENGLFFMETSAKTAINVNDIFYEIAKRLLQGQQAPSPQAGMVLNQRPNERMVSSSSCCS, from the exons ATGGCGACCAACGCCGGGAGTAAGATCCGCAACGCCAAGCTG GTTCTTCTTGGAGATGTGGGCGCTGGCAAATCTAGCTTGGTTCTTCGGTTTGTTAAGGGACAGTTTGTTGAATTCCAG GAATCAACAATTGGAGCAGCTTTCTTTTCCCAGACCTTAGCAGTCAATGATGAGACTGTTAAGTTTGAAATCTGGGATACTGCTGGGCAGGAGAGGTATCATAGCTTGGCCCCCATGTACTATAGGGGTGCCGCCACCGCCATTGTTGTCTATGACATCACAAATCCG GCCTCCTTTACTCGTGCCAAGAAATGGgttcaagaacttcaagctcaag GAAATCCGAATACAATAGTGGCTCTTGCTGGAAACAAGGCTGATATGCTAGATGCGAGGCAGGTGCCAGCAGAG GAAGCAAAGACGTATGCCCAGGAGAATGGGCTCTTCTTCATGGAGACATCTGCTAAAACTGCAATCAATGTGAATGACATTTTTTATGAGATTG CAAAGAGATTGCTTCAAGGGCAACAGGCTCCAAGCCCACAGGCTGGAATGGTTCTGAATCAGAGACCAAACGAGAGGATGGTCAGCTCTTCTTCATGCTGCTCTTGA
- the LOC136521970 gene encoding uncharacterized protein isoform X1 has translation MAAMTAYKYQAQAVMRDYLLADPLVPYTSVLIGIVLCKMAYDFTRILSSFYFKGYTSLTKIQRIEWNNRGMSSAHAIFITAVSLYLVMSTDLFSDRVKGPITFRNSIISTSALGVSVGYFIADLAMIFWLYPSLGGMEYVLHHTLSLVAIAYTMLSGEGQFYTYMVLISETTTPEINLRWFLDTAGLKKSNAYLVNGILMFVAWLVARIFLFMYVFYHIYLHYSQIMQMHAFGYYLTFVVPSVLFVMNTMWFMKILKGVMKTLAKWP, from the exons ATGGCGGCGATGACTGCTTACAAGTATCAAGCTCAGGCGGTGATGAGGGACTACTTGCTAGCTGATCCACTCGTTCCGTACACCTCTGTGCTCATTGGCATTGTCCTCTGCAAGATG GCTTATGATTTCACTCGAATACTGAGCTCCTTTTATTTCAAGGGCTATACTTCATTGACAAAAATACAGCGCATTGAATGGAACAATAG GGGTATGTCCAGCGCACATGCAATTTTTATCACGGCTGTATCATTATATCTTGTCATGTCGACTGATCTTTTCTCCGACCGCGTCAAGGGACCTATTACATTCCGTAATTCAATAATATCCACTTCTGCATTAGGG GTTTCTGTTGGCTACTTCATCGCTGATCTTGCAATGATCTTCTGGCTGTATCCTTCCCTTGGTGGAATGGAATAT GTCCTCCACCATACTCTTTCCCTGGTTGCGATAGCTTACACAATGTTGTCTGGGGAAGGACAGTTTTACACATACATGGTTCTCATTTCAGAGACAACCACCCCTGAGATAAACTTGAGATG GTTTCTTGACACTGCTGGACTGAAGAAATCAAATGCTTATTTGGTTAATGGAATTCTGATGTTTGTTGCATGGCTG GTGGCAAGGATATTTTTGTTCATGTATGTATTTTACCACATCTATTTGCACTACAGTCAG ATAATGCAGATGCATGCCTTTGGATACTACCTGACATTTGTTGTGCCATCAGTGCTCTTTGTAATGAACACAATGTGGTTCATGAAGATCTTAAAAGGTGTGATGAAAACACTGGCAAAATGGCCATGA
- the LOC136521970 gene encoding uncharacterized protein isoform X2: MAAMTAYKYQAQAVMRDYLLADPLVPYTSVLIGIVLCKMAYDFTRILSSFYFKGYTSLTKIQRIEWNNRGMSSAHAIFITAVSLYLVMSTDLFSDRVKGPITFRNSIISTSALGVSVGYFIADLAMIFWLYPSLGGMEYVLHHTLSLVAIAYTMLSGEGQFYTYMVLISETTTPEINLRWFLDTAGLKKSNAYLVNGILMFVAWLVARIFLFMYVFYHIYLHYSQMHAFGYYLTFVVPSVLFVMNTMWFMKILKGVMKTLAKWP; the protein is encoded by the exons ATGGCGGCGATGACTGCTTACAAGTATCAAGCTCAGGCGGTGATGAGGGACTACTTGCTAGCTGATCCACTCGTTCCGTACACCTCTGTGCTCATTGGCATTGTCCTCTGCAAGATG GCTTATGATTTCACTCGAATACTGAGCTCCTTTTATTTCAAGGGCTATACTTCATTGACAAAAATACAGCGCATTGAATGGAACAATAG GGGTATGTCCAGCGCACATGCAATTTTTATCACGGCTGTATCATTATATCTTGTCATGTCGACTGATCTTTTCTCCGACCGCGTCAAGGGACCTATTACATTCCGTAATTCAATAATATCCACTTCTGCATTAGGG GTTTCTGTTGGCTACTTCATCGCTGATCTTGCAATGATCTTCTGGCTGTATCCTTCCCTTGGTGGAATGGAATAT GTCCTCCACCATACTCTTTCCCTGGTTGCGATAGCTTACACAATGTTGTCTGGGGAAGGACAGTTTTACACATACATGGTTCTCATTTCAGAGACAACCACCCCTGAGATAAACTTGAGATG GTTTCTTGACACTGCTGGACTGAAGAAATCAAATGCTTATTTGGTTAATGGAATTCTGATGTTTGTTGCATGGCTG GTGGCAAGGATATTTTTGTTCATGTATGTATTTTACCACATCTATTTGCACTACAGTCAG ATGCATGCCTTTGGATACTACCTGACATTTGTTGTGCCATCAGTGCTCTTTGTAATGAACACAATGTGGTTCATGAAGATCTTAAAAGGTGTGATGAAAACACTGGCAAAATGGCCATGA